One Aspergillus oryzae RIB40 DNA, chromosome 2 genomic window carries:
- a CDS encoding uncharacterized protein (predicted protein) gives MFAALPPMQQFNFSQCATAPARPSPLSPHSSPARPMPSLSSSPFHFSPASESQSNTPVTSRTESGSLFLESPVSPSPSKGAGTSSRSKTSPTYAQRYASTISNPLNNASRNGSASSSPSAREARRNVFLNRIKQGRDDARFANRGEQLVLMEHVAEQKKWGESMRRRTDGILQGYLRDLEEGVHDMLDEADIQALDEYLSQEQAMEMELLENVDAQTPSGQDTGNASKDPGSSFSDDEYEDIFMDLADQTALSQDMDMSG, from the exons ATGTTCGCTGCACTTCCCCCCATGCAGCAGTTCAATTTCTCGCAGTGCGCTACCGCGCCCGCACGACCGTCTCCACTCTCACCTCACAGTTCGCCGGCGCGCCCGATGCCCTCGCTATCCTCCTCGCCGTTTCACTTCTCCCCAGCATCAGAAAGCCAATCCAACACACCCGTCACGTCAAGAACAGAGTCCGGAAGTCTATTCTTGGAATCCCCGGTCTCCCCTTCGCCTTCGAAGGGCGCGGGCACGTCCTCCCGCTCCAAGACTTCGCCTACATATGCTCAGCGCTATGCAAGCACCATATCTAATCCATTGAATAACGCGTCCAGAAATGgttccgcttcttcttcgccgtcggCGCGCGAAGCGAGACGCAATGTTTTCTTGAATCGGATCAAGCAAGGGCGCGACGATGCACGTTTCGCTAATAGAGGCGAGCAGCTAGTGTTGATGGAGCATGTGGcagagcagaagaagtggggCGAGTCGATGCGGAGGAGGACGGATGGGATTCTGCAGGGATACTTGAGggatttggaagagggtGTTCATGATATGCTGG ACGAGGCGGATATCCAGGCTCTGGACGAGTATCTGTCGCAGGAGCAggcaatggagatggagtTGCTTGAGAACGTGGATGCGCAGACGCCCTCTGGACAAGATACAGGGAATGCATCGAAAGATCCAGGATCATCGTTCAGTGATGACGAGTACGAGGATATATTCATGGATTTAGCCGATCAGACAGCGCTGAGccaggatatggatatgTCGGGGTGA
- the midA gene encoding putative cell wall protein (predicted protein) gives MRVSSLSFLLYSLSLLAAVSGQSVAATGGDVATSKDAAPTKTDATTTSTSSTSSTSSTSSESTESTSTTSETKPTTTKADPTTTSESDSSTSTTDPPKTTANQPTKTSASTTSGPTTDSNNNNDNNSQTTADNSSKTTQTPVVKTLTTIQTVSGTPVHTTLTTTSSAPVGATDSPSLNGEEKDSKSSGLSSNQKKTIIGVVVGVGGAILIGALGVVAWRIHARKRNAHDNDEATDLMSGTAVGSGLREKAPSPGAGGTPFKSTLDQYHNPGPVNAASNF, from the coding sequence ATGCGAGTCTCGAGTCTTTCGTTCCTCTTATACTCTTTGTCCCTGTTAGCCGCTGTCTCCGGTCAGAGCGTAGCGGCTACGGGCGGAGATGTCGCTACCTCTAAGGATGCCGCACCTACCAAGACTGATGCTACCACAACATCCACATCGTCTACATCATCAActtcttcgacttcgtcCGAATCTACAGAAAGCACTTCGACAACTAGTGAGACCAAGCCAACGACCACCAAGGCTGACCCCACAACAACATCGGAATCAGACTCGTCAACTTCCACCACAGACCCCCCTAAAACCACGGCCAACCAGCCGACTAAGACATCGGCATCAACCACTAGCGGACCTACAACTGatagcaacaacaacaacgacaacaactcCCAAACTACAGCAGACAACAGCTCGAAAACTACCCAAACCCCTGTTGTGAAGACCCTCACTACTATCCAGACGGTCAGTGGAACACCTGTACACACCACGCTTACCACCACCTCGTCCGCTCCTGTAGGCGCGACCGACTCTCCTTCCCTGAacggggaagagaaggattcGAAGAGCTCGGGTCTCTCTTCtaaccagaagaagaccatcattggtgttgttgttggtgtagGTGGTGCAATCTTGATCGGTGCTCTTGGTGTGGTCGCCTGGAGGATTCACGCACGCAAGCGTAATGCCCACGACAACGATGAAGCTACAGACCTCATGAGCGGTACCGCTGTCGGCTCAGGCCTTCGAGAGAAGGCACCCAGCCCCGGCGCTGGTGGAACACCTTTCAAGAGCACTTTGGACCAATACCATAACCCCGGTCCTGTCAATGCCGCATCGAATTTCTAA
- the ptpB gene encoding tyrosine protein phosphatase PTP1 (protein tyrosine phosphatase): MLANDPSHRWALEADPEVKARNRYVNVQAWANSRIHLRVNDGECDFINASPITLKDSVSQEERRYIATQGPKVGNISHFWHMVFHETKEVGVIVMLTQTFESGREKCSQYFPLNSDNPLVLLREDERDPFVNNENHPTGDGSVVGAVALLETTFDEKSRSEIRKLRLTLGAESKIVWHFLFAGWADYSKPEGDDRSALLHLIEQSGSKSTPDNPRIVHCSAGVGRTGTFIALDHLLLELQSDQLLQVTDPEVDPVFETVNQMREQRMMMVYNEMQLQFIYEVLREQTDRKLGKVPEITGRRSDERSSKMAKLSTESEYLPSSKPELEPVSDRTFTPTRSWSGTPEVSDNE; the protein is encoded by the exons ATGCTCGCCAACGACCCCTCCCATCGTTGGGCGCTGGAGGCCGATCCGGAGGTCAAGGCAAGGAACCGATATGTCAATGTGCAGGCGTGGGCAAATTCTCGTATCCATCTTCGGGTAAACGATGGCGAGTGCGATTTTATCAATGCTTCGCCCATTACTCTGAAGGATTCTGTGTCCCaggaggagagaaggtaTATCGCGACGCAG GGACCGAAAGTAGGAAATATCTCCCACTTCTGGCACATGGTATTCCATGAAACGAAGGAAGTGGGTGTCATCGTTATGCTCACCCAGACGTTCGAGTCCGGACGAGAAAAATGCTCTCAGTATTTCCCTCTCAACAGCGATAATCCTTTGGTACTTCTGCGGGAAGACGAACGTGATCCATTTGTGAACAACGAGAACCACCCTACCGGAGATGGAAGCGTCGTGGGCGCGGTTGCGCTGCTAGAGACCACTTTTGACGAGAAGTCTCGTTCCGAAATCCGCAAGCTGCGACTCACTTTGGGTGCCGAATCGAAGATCGTTTGgcatttcctctttgctGGCTGGGCGGATTATTCCAAGCCTGAAGGCGATGACCGCAgcgctcttcttcatttaaTCGAGCAATCAGGCTCCAAGAGCACCCCGGATAACCCACGTATTGTGCACTGTAGTGCTGGTGTCGGCCGAACAGGCACTTTCATTGCCCTCGATCATCTCCTACTGGAGCTTCAATCTGACCAGTTGTTGCAAGTCACTGACCCAGAGGTTGACCCAGTCTTTGAAACGGTCAACCAAATGCGCGAGCAGAGAATGATGATGGTCTACAATGAGATGCAGCTGCAGTTTATTTACGAAGTCTTGCGAGAACAAACCGACCGGAAGCTTGGGAAGGTTCCTGAAATCACCGGGCGAAGGTCCGATGAGCGGTCGTCGAAAATGGCTAAGTTATCTACCGAGTCCGAATACCTGCCTTCCTCGAAACCAGAACTGGAACCTGTCTCAGATCGTACCTTCACACCAACCAGAAGCTGGTCGGGAACGCCAGAAGTCTCCGATAACGAATAA
- a CDS encoding VanZ family protein (predicted protein) produces MRIRYPFAGAFVFLLLLAAYIGLLPHSASSSVPSQLQPNDKLLHVVTFFLLSLIFYWIPDTTRRRTLQLTLIVCTAVLGIGSEIVQGILPNGRSFDPFDLLANIVGSLGAVGLCSWYHRRMLERRRKARFGALGDATDDVELGVGPGHSETDHDQEGLGPQETGVTNLEREVDNWDENAVDNWDSDDGVDEPSGLIAEGSKPSAPAVNGDKGEGKKRND; encoded by the exons ATGCGGATCCGCTATCCTTTCGCGG GCgccttcgtcttcctcttgctcttggcTGCCTATATCGGTCTCCTCCCCCACAGTGCATCCTCAAGTGTCCCATCGCAACTACAACCCAATGACAAGCTTCTCCATGTCGTGACGTTCTTCCTGCTGTCTCTCATCTTCTACTGGATTCCCGACACCACCCGCCGACGCACGCTACAATTGACCTTAATTGTCTGCACCGCCGTTCTGGGAATTGGCTCCGAGATTGTCCAAGGAATCCTCCCCAATGGTCGCTCGTTTGACCCGTTTGACCTTCTCGCCAATATCGTGGGTAGTCTCGGCGCAGTCGGCTTGTGCAGTTGGTACCACCGGCGGATGCTGGAGAGGCGGCGCAAAGCCCGCTTCGGAGCTCTTGGAGACGCCACAGATGATGTTGAGCTCGGCGTTGGCCCCGGTCATAGTGAGACCGACCATGATCAGGAGGGGCTAGGGCCCCAGGAAACGGGGGTCACGAATCTGGAGCGTGAGGTCGACAATTGGGATGAGAATGCCGTCGATAACTGGGATTCAGACGACGGTGTGGATGAGCCTTCCGGTTTGATCGCGGAAGGCTCGAAACCTTCTGCCCCTGCTGTTAATGGGGACaagggagaggggaagaaacgaAATGACTGA
- a CDS encoding SAGA histone acetyltransferase complex subunit SPT7 (histone acetyltransferase SAGA/ADA, catalytic subunit PCAF/GCN5 and related proteins) → MSLGHHHAWLPPGHLRPPDDHHDSRSINGYSKSFSGPRTPQMRASVDADGSHAGNLISEADMAAEEDPRIAIFRDLYRRSEAKINNLFAGQEIAEDLVGAAVADADEPDTKNERADEPAPPPVPAKKPARKLDDDDYDDYDDDDDGDAPSPPKPKPLTPSQESSAPPPLSRYTSGTTSAGGDVSKETKKESLEDIRKKLEEDKKATEEAAKRSFHTIFYTLENDRDAMLDQQRLEESERQVEAEMSSQANAGNNATSASNGYGSLSNANLGASSLTLKNLIARIDMKRTMVQASDAELRSLMSEVRKNRSKWASEDKIGQEELYEAAEKVLSELKAMTEHSSAFLTRVNKRDAPDYYTIIKHPMDLGTMTKKLKALQYKSKQEFVDDINLIWSNCFKYNTNPEHFLRKHALYMKKETEKLVPLIPEIVIRDRAEVEAEERRLQLAELDGAEESDDEPIMSSRGRKAPGKSSKKGAAPARNTPSGSEPPAGASSQPSAPARADSDVPADGTQNGFATPPPGTQTPSDPAGAAAGVSGSHGDSMEIDGLAPSTLALSALSAPGAEAEDPEYKVWKQVTKKDRALIAAERHRLFKGDKLNSDEPALLRTKAGMRRWLRNQKQVNAEGDKSNESSAQAMEPGPAGGSLAEGIEVEEDKVIPDYYDVMSGVPDLPGQLLWREDSDGNIVDASEEFLRILPKGTFTQPESKLSRKMDANMRQMQETRKICSKIGIVKQMQLQSQMYQNQFQKYQPEPFVEHDVPPHVMNDEGPVVSPWVCKAALQRSVAKIFYHTGFEEYQPSALDAVTDIASDFFQKIGETFKSYIEAPKVPTSDPTDIVSSSNQWKKAYTEPEIVLHTLNSVGIGVEDIESYIKDDVERLGTKLATVHDRLRSLLSELLRPALADGGEDGSSAFADGSEQFVGGDFAEDIDEDFFGFKELGLDKEFGLATLSVPLHLLQNRMYNAAQSQNTSSTQTVTLFPPPPPYPRITSETLPSQIGLVQAFFGAKLQASNNEGLVEDLELPPKQRPMAAKPRLPASGKILPPSAPAGPTSSPQKRPLPPTAPSQQPNAIKPGPSEPSKKKVKKNSGMALEIPGSIADGDEAAANLDGTKTTDDPTSTNMDSKDSAAEVSGGPVTKDTAMPDVTAAGEGAGSIGDATGDPNKSNDSTAPLTNGTAGVTS, encoded by the exons ATGTCGCTCGGACACCACCACGCCTGGTTGCCACCAGGACATCTTCGGCCTCCCGATGATCATCACGATTCGCGGTCAATCAATGGCTACTCGAAATCATTTTCCGGCCCCAGGACGCCCCAAATGCGCGCCTCGGTCGACGCTGATGGGTCTCACGCGGGTAATCTGATATCGGAGGCTGATATGGCAGCCGAGGAAGACCCACGCATTGCCATATTTCGCGATCTATACAGACGCAGTGAGGCGAAAATAAATAACTTATTTGCTGGACAGGAAATTGCGGAGGACCTCGTCGGCGCCGCCGTCGCGGACGCTGATGAGCCCGACACCAAGAATGAGCGCGCTGACGAACCTGCACCTCCTCCGGTACCCGCTAAGAAACCCGCGAGgaagctggatgatgatgactacGATGACtatgacgatgacgatgatggagatgctccatcaccaccaaagCCCAAACCTCTCACCCCTTCCCAGGAATCTAGTGCTCCTCCTCCCTTAAGTCGCTATACGAGCGGTACGACATCAGCAGGCGGCGATGTTTcgaaagaaacgaagaaagagTCGTTAGAAGATATTcggaagaagttggaggaagacaagaaggcAACCGAGGAAGCTGCGAAGAGAAGCTTCCATACCATCTTCTATACACTAGAAAATGACCGAGATGCTATGCTGGATCAACAACGCCTAGAAGAGTCTGAACGGCAAGTTGAAGCTGAAATGTCAAGCCAAGCCAATGCTGGTAACAATGCGACTTCAGCTTCAAACGGTTACGGCTCGCTGAGCAACGCTAACCTTGGCGCGTCGAGTCTAACGTTGAAGAATCTTATCGCGAGAATCGACATGAAGCGGACAATGGTGCAAGCCTCTGATGCAGAGCTTCGGAGCTTGATGAGCGAGGTTCGGAAGAATCGCAGCAAATGGGCCAGTGAGGATAAAATTGGCCAGGAAGAGCTATACGAAGCTGCGGAGAAAGTCCTCAGCGAACTCAAAGCCATGACGGAGCATTCGAGTGCCTTTCTGACTCGTGTGAATAAACGTGATGCGCCGGATTATTACACAA TCATCAAGCATCCCATGGACCTGGGAACAATGACTAAGAAGCTGAAAGCGCTGCAATATAAGTCAAAGCAGGAGTTTGTTGATGACATCAACCTGATCTGGTCCAACTGTTTCAAATATAACACAAATCCGGAACATTTTCTGCGCAAGCATGCCTTGTACATGAAAAAGGAGACGGAGAAGCTTGTTCCTCTTATTCCAGAGATTGTAATCAGAGATCGTGCTGAAGTTGAAGCAGAGGAGCGTAGACTTCAGCTCGCGGAGCTTGACGGTGCAGAAGAGAGTGACGATGAGCCTATCATGTCGTCCAGAGGTAGGAAAGCTCCTGGTAAATCATCCAAGAAAGGTGCTGCTCCAGCTCGAAATACTCCTAGTGGATCTGAGCCTCCTGCAGGTGCATCTTCGCAGCCATCAGCACCTGCACGCGCGGACTCCGATGTTCCTGCCGATGGCACCCAAAACGGTTTCGCGACACCACCACCCGGGACACAGACTCCTTCAGACCCTGCTGGTGCCGCGGCTGGCGTCTCTGGGAGCCATGGTGATTCTATGGAAATTGATGGATTGGCGCCATCGACTCTTGCACTTAGTGCTTTATCAGCGCCGGGCGCGGAAGCTGAGGATCCTGAGTACAAGGTGTGGAAGCAAGTCACGAAAAAAGACAGGGCTCTTATTGCTGCAGAAAGGCATCGCTTGTTCAAAGGCGACAAGCTAAACTCGGACGAACCGGCTTTACTGCGCACCAAAGCTGGTATGCGAAGGTGGCTGAGGAATCAAAAACAGGTTAATGCGGAAGGTGATAAGTCCAACGAGTCAAGTGCTCAAGCCATGGAGCCTGGTCCGGCTGGTGGATCTCTTGCCGAAGGTATTGAGGTCGAAGAGGATAAAGTGATCCCTGATTATTACGATGTTATGTCAGGCGTTCCTGATCTGCCTGGACAACTGCTCTGGAGGGAAGACTCTGATGGCAACATCGTGGATGCTTCCGAGGAGTTTCTAAGGATCCTACCAAAAGGAACATTCACCCAGCCGGAAAGCAAACTTTCCCGTAAGATGGATGCGAATATGCGGCAAATGCAAGAGACTCGAAAGATTTGCTCCAAAATTGGCATTGTCAAGCAGATGCAGTTGCAATCTCAG ATGTACCAGAACCAGTTCCAGAAATATCAGCCGGAACCATTTGTCGAGCACGATGTTCCGCCTCATgtaatgaatgatgaaggGCCTGTCGTGTCTCCATGGGTTTGCAAGGCAGCTTTGCAGCGCTCCGTTGCAAAGATTTTCTATCATACTGGATTTGAGGAGTACCAGCCGTCAGCTCTTGACGCTGTCACTGATATCGCTTCTGATTTCTTTCAGAAGATAGGGGAAACCTTCAAGTCTTATATTGAGGCACCCAAAGTTCCTACCAGCGATCCAACGGACATTGTGTCTTCAAGCAATCAGTGGAAAAAGGCATACACCGAACCGGAAATTGTGCTTCACACACTGAACTCTGTCggcattggtgttgaggatattgagtcTTATATCAAAGACGACGTTGAAAGACTTGGGACGAAGCTAGCGACCGTCCATGACCGTTTGAGGTCTTTGCTTTCTGAGCTTCTGCGGCCTGCCCTTGCCGATGGAGGTGAAGATGGTTCCAGTGCGTTTGCAGATGGTAGTGAACAGTTCGTTGGCGGTGACTTCGCTGAGGACATTGACGAAGATTTCTTCGGGTTCAAGGAGCTTGGTCTGGATAAGGAATTTGGCTTGGCTACTCTTAGCGTCCCGCTTCACCTCCTCCAGAATAGGATGTACAACGCTGCTCAGTCCCAGAATACAAG TTCTACCCAAACCGTAACCCTCTTTCCGCCGCCCCCTCCGTACCCACGGATCACATCGGAGACGTTACCATCGCAAATTGGATTGGTCCAAGCATTTTTCGGTGCCAAGTTACAAGCGAGCAATAACGAGGGCCTGGTTGAGGATCTTGAACTACCACCGAAACAAAGGCCAATGGCTGCTAAACCTCGTCTTCCAGCCTCTGGCAAGATCCTGCCACCTTCTGCCCCGGCCGGGCCGACTTCCAGCCCCCAAAAGCGGCCACTCCCTCCGACAGCTCCTAGTCAGCAACCAAACGCTATCAAGCCTGGGCCGTCAGAAcccagcaagaagaaggtcaagaagaaCAGTGGCATGGCTCTGGAAATCCCTGGATCAATTGCCGACGGGGACGAAGCTGCAGCGAACCTGGATGGCACTAAGACTACCGATGACCCAACATCGACAAATATGGATTCCAAGGACTCTGCTGCCGAGGTCTCGGGGGGGCCCGTGACCAAGGATACTGCCATGCCAGACGTTACCGCTGCTGGTGAAGGCGCTGGTTCTATTGGTGATGCCACCGGCGATCCAAACAAAAGTAACGACAGCACGGCTCCTTTGACAAACGGTACAGCGGGCGTTACATCATGA
- a CDS encoding putative eukaryotic translation initiation factor eIF-2C4 (translation initiation factor 2C (eIF-2C) and related proteins) has product MEEFEVVNKLTGGLRHLRVREADEVVKYSVPVETVPRPGFNTTGKEVDISLNAYPITKFPSRNVYQYDVNIGNGDEKNIVCKKVWNSNSRKTALKQIIYDGRKLAWSMNNYSNGLNIIVDLDAEQGRTGGRTPNAFRLVVRPTKTVNLAVLNAWLQGRAAFGESVLEALNFLDHVIREWPSGRFLAIRRSFFDENGEHKDLGNGVLAFKGVYEAIRPAINRGLIVNVDVSNTCFWARTSFLGAAMAVLDCRDHQHLMHELRPVPDGHGGMTESTAFYEVHRRLKKLVVQAHYRGCPCTNVNFTVKGLINAGASKYIIELKDKATGVIEKITVEQYFKRKYNLSLTYPDLPMVEMTKKGIVYPMEYLTIHGLHKYPWKLNEYQTSQMIKYAAARPADRLNSIHKSKKMLDHSKDPVLQTFGLQIDENMIRTKARLLPNPDIQFGGNQRHNPGTNGRWDLRGKKFYQPNKQPLSCWGVGFIPGKRNVINRTQVEHFVDGFMKTYAGHGGNITQRPLIAELTEDTGEAIKRLFNSTGNKFQKEPQLLLIIVPDKNSFTYLRIKKSCDCRWGVPSQVLQSAHVAKANPQYISNVLMKVNAKLGGTTARIIPKVNDASLKPMTMIIGADVTHPTIGVWSPSMAAVSVCMDTFGGRYWGACETNGDRVEVIARANMEHMLTPLVREWMSTVGQGRAPENVYYFRDGVSEGEREKILKQEVLDIKSIFMKLTQDTWKGKFTVVIANKRHHIRAFPRPTDRNAADKNGNPLPGLLIEKDVTSPHDWDFFLYSHIALQGTSRPVHYHVILDQIGHKAHQLENMIYDHCYQYIRSTTSVSLFPAVYYAHLIAARARHHEDVPASSGPRSGREVPMTNPKPKDKPVDPRLLPIHGTPNRLPFAVWYI; this is encoded by the exons ATGGAGGAATTCGAAGTCGTCAATAAACTTACTGGCGGTCTCCGCCACCTCCGAGTTCGTGAAGCTGACGAAGTCGTCAAGTATTCTGTTCCAGTCGAAACTGTGCCTCGTCCGGGCTTCAACACCACGGGCAAAGAAGTGGACATTTCTCTGAACGCCTATCCGATCACCAAGTTCCCTAGTAGGAACGTTTACCAGTACGAT GTCAACATCGGGAACGGTGATGAGAAGAACATCGTCTGCAAGAAGGTCTGGAACTCGAATTCAAGAAAGACTGCTTTGAAGCAGATCATTTATGATGGTCGCAAGCTTGCATG GTCGATGAACAACTACTCGAACGGGCTGAATATCATTGTGGACCTTGACGCCGAGCAAGGCCGCACCGGCGGTCGAACCCCCAATGCGTTCCGTCTGGTTGTGCGACCTACTAAAACTGTCAATCTCGCTGTCTTGAATGCCTGGCTTCAGGGACGTGCTGCCTTCGGGGAATCTGTTTTGGAGGCTCTAA ATTTCCTTGACCATGTCATTCGCGAATGGCCCAGCGGGAGGTTTTTGGCAATCCGCCGTTCCTTCTTCGACGAAAATGGAGAGCACAAGGACTTGGGCAATGGTGTGTTGGCCTTCAAGGGCGTCTATGAGGCTATCAGACCTGCTATT AATCGTGGACTCATTGTCAATGTGGACGTGTCAAATACTTGTTTCTGGGCTCGCACTTCATTTTTGGGTGCTGCTATGGCCGTCTTGGACTGTCGTGACCACCAGCATCTCATGCATGAGCTTAGACCTGTTCCAGACGGTCACGGCGGCATGACCGAATCGACCGCGTTTTACGAAGTGCACCGTCGGCTGAAAAAGCTAGTCGTCCAAGCACATTACCGGGGCTGCCCTTGCACGAATGTGAATTTTACCGTTAAGGGCCTCATCAATGCCGGTGCGAGCAAGTACATCATCGAGTTGAAGGACAAAGCGACTGGTGTAATCGAGAAGATCACCGTTGAGCAGTATTTCAAGAGGAAATACAACCTTTCACTAACTTACCCGGATCTTCCCATGGTTGAAATGACTAAGAAAGGCATTGTCTACCCCATGGAGTACTTGACTATCCATGGTCTGCACAAATATCCTTGGAAACTCAACGAGTACCAGACCTCGCAGATGATCAAATATGCTGCCGCACGCCCAGCTGATCGCCTCAATTCAATCCACAAGTCCAAGAAAATGCTAGACCATTCTAAGGACCCGGTTCTACAGACTTTTGGGCTCCAGATTGACGAGAACATGATCCGTACCAAGGCTCGATTGCTTCCAAACCCTGATATCCAATTTGGTGGCAATCAACGCCACAACCCAGGAACCAACGGCCGCTGGGATCTTCGTGGAAAGAAGTTCTACCAGCCAAACAAGCAGCCTCTCAGCTGCTGGGGTGTGGGATTTATCCCAGGCAAACGCAATGTCATCAACAGGACCCAAGTGGAGCACTTCGTTGACGGGTTCATGAAGACCTATGCTGGGCATGGAGGCAACATTACCCAACGTCCCTTGATTGCTGAATTGACAGAGGACACTGGCGAGGCCATAAAGAGACTCTTTAACTCAACCGGCAACAAATTTCAAAAGGAGCCCCAACTCCTGTTGATCATTGTCCCCGACAAGAACTCGTTCACATACCTTCGGATCAAGAAGTCTTGTGACTGTCGTTGGGGTGTGCCTTCCCAAGTCTTGCAGTCTGCCCACGTGGCTAAGGCGAACCCGCAGTATATCTCAAACGTTTTGATGAAAGTCAACGCAAAGCTGGGAGGTACCACTGCTCGTATCATACCAAAAGTCAATGATGCCAGCCTCAAACCAATGACAATGATCATTGGAGCGGATGTCACGCATCCAACGATAGGTGTTTGGTCGCCTTCGATGGCCGCTGTCTCCGTCTGCATGGATACCTTTGGTGGACGCTACTGGGGTGCCTGTGAGACCAATGGTGACCGAGTTGAGGTTATCGCTCGTGCAAATATGGAGCATATGCTTACCCCACTGGTGCGAGAGTGGATGTCTACAGTTGGTCAAGGACGCGCCCCCGAAAACGTTTATTACTTCCGCGATGGCGTCTCagagggggagagagagaagattCTCAAACAGGAAGTCTTAGACATAAAGTCTATCTTTATGAAGTTGACCCAAGATAcatggaagggaaagttTACCGTCGTAATCGCAAACAAGCGGCACCATATCCGCGCATTTCCTAGGCCGACTGATCGCAATGCGGCCGACAAGAATGGCAATCCCCTTCCAGGACTTCTCATTGAGAAGGACGTTACTAGCCCGCATGACTgggacttcttcctctactccCACATTGCACTTCAAGGAACCTCGCGACCCGTCCATTACCATGTTATTTTGGACCAGATTGGACACAAGGCACATCAGCTGGAGAACATGATCTATGATCATTGTTATCAGTACATACGGTCCACTACTTCGGTTTCATTGT TCCCCGCAGTTTACTATGCACACCTTATTGCGGCCCGCGCTCGCCATCATGAGGATGTGCCTGCCAGTTCTGGTCCGCGGAGCGGACGCGAAGTTCCAATGACAAACCCTAAGCCCAAGGATAAGCCAGTCGACCCGAGACTCTTGCCAATCCATGGTACTCCAAATAGACTGCCCTTCGCAGTTTGGTACATCTAG